In the Mytilus trossulus isolate FHL-02 chromosome 1, PNRI_Mtr1.1.1.hap1, whole genome shotgun sequence genome, one interval contains:
- the LOC134720397 gene encoding ADP-ribosylarginine hydrolase Tri1-like isoform X1, whose amino-acid sequence MDRLGPIRGKLKSRNSPCKRKYQPYTRALRKEVNRVYDQIYAIVYGHCIGDAIGLLTENLTKEEAKKKYKEVHNKLEYVHKKILPDVHRRKWTIGDWTEESDHMLLILQSILSKNGEVDPLDFSRKLMEWNEKGFPELNDVCGLGTCPQVKSVISHPQFSEEPKKAAEIVWRDSRNKSATNAAVARTSVLGFHHYNNFGQVIKHTLDICNTTHSDPRCHASCVAVTTVMSLLLQRNERHIKKDGSYNLTGVTEEAFRYASPLLPSYDQVKELKKYMFCETLKALELDEQCKSNYTYKTLGAAMWGLRQKDFRQAIQDIVMEGGDADANAAVAGALLGCKLGIQAIPRTWIDQLGNRLWLDNLLDRYFDILEGRRTTKETTL is encoded by the exons atgGATAGACTTGGGCCCATTCGCGGGAAATTGAAATCACGAAACTCTCCATGTAAACGAAAATATCAGCCTTATACGAGG gCACTAAGAAAAGAAGTGAACAGAGTATATGACCAGATTTATGCTATTGTGTATGGTCATTGTATTGGTGATGCTATTGGACTTCTTACAGAAAATTTAACTAAAGAAGAAGCTAAAAAG aaatataaagAAGTTCACAACAAGTTAGAATATGTCCACAAGAAAATATTACCAGATGTACACAGAAGGAAGTGGACTATTGGTGACTGGACAGAAGAATCGGACCATATGTTACTGATTTTGCAgtctattttaagtaaaaatggaGAG GTTGACCCATTAGATTTCTCAAGAAAATTGATGGAATGGAACGAGAAAGGATTTCCTGAACTGAATGATGTTTGTGGTCTAGGaacctgtccacaagttaaatCTGTGATATCACATCCACAGTTTTCTGAAGAACCAAAGAAG GCTGCTGAAATAGTATGGCGAGATTCCAGGAATAAGTCTGCCACAAATGCTGCTGTAGCTCGTACCTCTGTACTAGGATTTCATCATTATAATAACTTTGGTCAGGTTATCAAGCATACCCTAGATATATGTAACACAACACACTCAGATCCAAG GTGCCATGCTTCCTGTGTTGCAGTGACTACTGTAATGTCATTATTACTGCAGAGAAATGAACGTCACATAAAGAAAGATGGGAGCTACAATTTAACAGGAGTAACTGAGGAAGCTTTCAGATATGCCTCACCGCTTCTCCCATCATATGATCAG GTGAAAGAACTCAAAAAGTACATGTTTTGTGAGACATTAAAAGCCTTGGAGTTAGATGAGCAATGTAAGTCCAATTACACCTATAAAACTTTAGGAGCAGCAATGTGGGGACTCAGACAGAAAGATTTTAGACAGGCTATACAGGATATTGTTATGGAG GGAGGGGATGCTGATGCAAATGCTGCAGTAGCTGGTGCTCTGTTAGGATGTAAACTAGGCATACAGGCCATTCCCAGGACATGGATAGATCAATTGGGTAACAGATTGTGGCTGGATAATTTGTTAGACAG GTATTTTGATATATTGGAAGGAAGACGTACAACAAAAGAGACAACATTATGA
- the LOC134720423 gene encoding MICOS complex subunit MIC19-like gives MGASNSTRRVVIEDSSGSGVAVTVSQSVVRRLKGETESEPKTDHSESRREQFSDAITETRIPSREPSQDYKKLESYYQSKLAELEKKNASLLKQTTAQFAEAVQEVEKKFLKTTGPQVCPDLQTKVYQCYQANPDQTLECSSVVRAFVDCVERARQNALLRKG, from the exons ATGGGGGCATCAAACAGCACCAGAAGAGTGGTTATAGAAGATTCAAGTGGTAGCGGCGTTGCAGTTACG gtaTCACAGTCTGTTGTTAGACGACTTAAAGGGGAAACAGAATCTGAACCAAAGACAGATCATTctg AATCAAGAAGGGAACAATTTAGTGATGCCATAACA gaAACAAGAATCCCTAGTAGGGAACCATCACAAGACTACAAGAAATTAGAGAGTTATTATCAAAGCAAACTTGcagaattagaaaaaaag AATGCATCACTATTAAAACAAACTACAGCACAGTTTGCAGAAGCAGTACAggaagtagaaaaaaaattctt GAAAACAACAGGGCCTCAAGTATGTCCAGACTTACAGACAAAAGTTTACCAGTGCTATCAAGCTAACCCTGACCAAACGTTAGAATGTTCTTCGGTTGTTAGAGCCTTTGTAGATTGTGTAGAAAGAGCTAGACAA aatGCACTTTTACGGAAAGGATGA
- the LOC134720397 gene encoding ADP-ribosylarginine hydrolase Tri1-like isoform X2 yields the protein MDRLGPIRGKLKSRNSPCKRKYQPYTRKYKEVHNKLEYVHKKILPDVHRRKWTIGDWTEESDHMLLILQSILSKNGEVDPLDFSRKLMEWNEKGFPELNDVCGLGTCPQVKSVISHPQFSEEPKKAAEIVWRDSRNKSATNAAVARTSVLGFHHYNNFGQVIKHTLDICNTTHSDPRCHASCVAVTTVMSLLLQRNERHIKKDGSYNLTGVTEEAFRYASPLLPSYDQVKELKKYMFCETLKALELDEQCKSNYTYKTLGAAMWGLRQKDFRQAIQDIVMEGGDADANAAVAGALLGCKLGIQAIPRTWIDQLGNRLWLDNLLDRYFDILEGRRTTKETTL from the exons atgGATAGACTTGGGCCCATTCGCGGGAAATTGAAATCACGAAACTCTCCATGTAAACGAAAATATCAGCCTTATACGAGG aaatataaagAAGTTCACAACAAGTTAGAATATGTCCACAAGAAAATATTACCAGATGTACACAGAAGGAAGTGGACTATTGGTGACTGGACAGAAGAATCGGACCATATGTTACTGATTTTGCAgtctattttaagtaaaaatggaGAG GTTGACCCATTAGATTTCTCAAGAAAATTGATGGAATGGAACGAGAAAGGATTTCCTGAACTGAATGATGTTTGTGGTCTAGGaacctgtccacaagttaaatCTGTGATATCACATCCACAGTTTTCTGAAGAACCAAAGAAG GCTGCTGAAATAGTATGGCGAGATTCCAGGAATAAGTCTGCCACAAATGCTGCTGTAGCTCGTACCTCTGTACTAGGATTTCATCATTATAATAACTTTGGTCAGGTTATCAAGCATACCCTAGATATATGTAACACAACACACTCAGATCCAAG GTGCCATGCTTCCTGTGTTGCAGTGACTACTGTAATGTCATTATTACTGCAGAGAAATGAACGTCACATAAAGAAAGATGGGAGCTACAATTTAACAGGAGTAACTGAGGAAGCTTTCAGATATGCCTCACCGCTTCTCCCATCATATGATCAG GTGAAAGAACTCAAAAAGTACATGTTTTGTGAGACATTAAAAGCCTTGGAGTTAGATGAGCAATGTAAGTCCAATTACACCTATAAAACTTTAGGAGCAGCAATGTGGGGACTCAGACAGAAAGATTTTAGACAGGCTATACAGGATATTGTTATGGAG GGAGGGGATGCTGATGCAAATGCTGCAGTAGCTGGTGCTCTGTTAGGATGTAAACTAGGCATACAGGCCATTCCCAGGACATGGATAGATCAATTGGGTAACAGATTGTGGCTGGATAATTTGTTAGACAG GTATTTTGATATATTGGAAGGAAGACGTACAACAAAAGAGACAACATTATGA